The sequence below is a genomic window from Macadamia integrifolia cultivar HAES 741 chromosome 1, SCU_Mint_v3, whole genome shotgun sequence.
ATAACATTCTTCACGCTATTATACGCATCATGTCTATATCCTACGTTGATTATAATCCCAATTTGGACGTGTTTTAAACCctttatctgtgctaggtttcgagaaaatcatcttctcactccggatcttacctGTACCGCGAGTGCTAATTCAtccacaagaataggtaagtggggagaggactttgaccttaatttttggagtgtttttggcatcctttgcaTTCATAGACTACATTGACATCCCGATTTCCATTTCCATGCATATGATTTATGAATGGATGAttcatttagaactgaacatacTGTATCTTAATTTCCATATGCATGAGTACTTACttgaatcttgagaatggatttatcatatgatgattatgatgcCGATGCTTTTCGATAATGTATGAGATTTTCTAGAATAGAttccgtagtcggcttggataCAAATGCATTGAttcaccgtggaatgggacacaaaagaactatctcatataggagcatgtggttaggatttcatattcccttatgctacgacccttcctaacaggggtttacgtgttgggttatcactagggAAAAGTGTCGATCGCAGACCGCCGTGGTGCTTAGAAGTatgcctggctgatcattaggataattggaaaccttggtgatatattcagagggccaattgtactgcttttaatttctgttttggttcggccacgatttacttttttactgTGGTTCGATcatgatttacatttctactatggttcgtccacgatttactttttcgagtgttCATGGtgagccttctccgacaaccctatgggcgtatcacgggatggagaacGCATCTCAAACCCGAGGCATATGcatactgtggttgtgagtagcacgttacctatgacctagaatgatttttttaggtggactaagattaaaatgaatctcatgcatatagtatcatttgaatgcatttgcttgtgtgcgtctttctttccatttattgagctagtgagctcaccccttgtgtacacacctttttagatgattttacaggataTTCTGTAGAAGAACCCGTGTCGGGTCCCACTgacgaaaccccagtgggggattggtgggttcccGAAGAATTAGAACATAGTGACGGCTGCCtatgtgagggttgtgttgcagggcaacaaTGACAGATTCTATTTACTGCACTCTTTTGATccttttggtatatttccctttttgtgctctcgatatttaaattgctatttcttgtgtaaatatcatgcctatgggcccatatgtaaatactttatgtataaaaaattgggtatcaagagtatatgaggAATTACAGGTAATCATTATGACAAGACTTTCgctgtattatattattatattccattgatcacgtgtggcttgctgtgctgtggttattatatcagatgatcctggtggttttggattacccggagggaacccagtcaccggtccggttctatgtgaacggggcgtgacacaGTTCCTCTCACGAGCTCCTAGATGAGCACTCTACACAAAACATGCACCAAGCCTTCTCAGATGCCGATTGGGCTGGCAGCAGTACTGATCGCTGGTCCACTAGGGCGTACACCATCTACCTTAGGCTGAATCTCATCTCATGGTCATCTTGCAAATAGAAAACCATCGCGTTCCTCTACTGAGGCTGAGTACAAAGCTTTAGCGGATGCCTCTGCAGAGCTCATATGGTTGGAATCTCTGTTTCAGTAATTGAGCTAACCTATTCAAGCCCCCCTAATACTGTGGTGTGATAATATAGGGGCTACATATCTCTCGATCAATCCGGTGCTCCATGCTTGcaccaaacatgtggagatcGACTTTCATTTTGTGCGTGAACGTGTGGCCAATCGCTAGCTGAATGTACAATTTATTTCCATAACTGATCAGCTCACCGATGCACTCACTAAACCTCTGGCCACAGCACAGTTCCAATTCTTACGGGACATGTTGAAGGTTCGGTCACCTCCACTTAcaacttgagggggtgtattgaCCAATATTTCTCTCCACACTCCAGCTCACAAACACCTTGGTGATAAGATCTCCACATAAGCTTCACAATCTTCACAATatctcacatgtgatatcaaTCTTCACAAATCTTGGATTGCTATCAATCTTCAAAAATCTTGGATTGACTTGGATTGATATCAATCTTCACAAATCTTGGATTTCCTATTGCTATATCTTCTGTAATTGGAAACTCAAATATTGTAAATGGTTACTCATGGAAAGATCTTATTGTAATCCGATCTTCCATAGGTAACTAAATCAGGCTATGATTTTATGTACTCTTGTATATATATTGTTACTCTAGTTAATGGAAAGTAAGAGATAATTTAAAATCTAATATTACATAGCAGTTGCCCAAATCTTCTTGATAGGAGAAGAATTAGTTTTCCAAAGAGGAGCGAATATAAGCTGTTTTTGGTCTTCCATCAGCAATGACAAATCTCATGCGCATAAAGGAAGCAACTAAGGccccgtttgacaacgttctgtttttgccatttctgcattttcttgttcccagaaatggagaaacaatctaaaaagcgtttgataaagttgttctgtttcacccgtttctagaaacataaattaaaatttatgcttatttacaattctagaaacgactttgacgacatcattctagaaacgaatttgagagaaaaaaaaggttgttgtgctcgattaatctctcaactatttaaacctaaaaagaggcaaccgaaccctctctcccttttgggcatctgatgatactattaggttttttagtggcattatgtctgaaAAAATGTTTCGataaataggtttatcaaacataaaaaaaaaatatttttttatttctgaaaacgtgaaaagccgtttctgctgtttctagacacaaaaacagcagaaatgttatcaaacagtgCTTAAGGATTCATCAGGGGTTGTGTAGGAAACATTTTCCTTATAACTTACACATCCCTATACACATGAGTATCAAGATTGTTCCTAAAAAAATACCTCTTAATTCTTCTCGTGttaaaacaaactaaaatatCTGTAAATAGACTaaataattaggaaaaaaattaataataatacaacaacaataagatGTATAAGATAAAGCTGAAGCGAAAGCCCAGAGTTCCGACTGAAAACTAAGTTCAAAGCTGCTTCAGAATCTTaggaccccaaaaaaaaaaaattatccttaACTAGTCTAAATaattagaaaatgaaaaaataaaacaaaaattagacAAATAAGATAAAGAACCATGCAGAAAAAACAATAGGGGTTCCGTCTGAAACTAAGTTCAAATTTGCTTCAGAatcttagaaaaaaagaaaaaaaattaataataataataataataataataataataataataataataataataataataatccatgCAGTCAAACTTAAAAGGTAAGGACATGGACACCAGACATCACTGCAAGAGTATACATTTCCTAGTGTTGTGGGCACCAGGAATTCTATTCAAGCAGAATATCCTTGCACAGCTTCAAGGTCTCAATTGGTCCGCACTCTGCAGTTTTCAAAAGTTGCTAATATAGGGCAACTGTGTAGTGGAAGCAGATATGTATTAAAGTTTTGGTTGAATTTAGGTAATTTCAGTTGAAACATTTTACACTCGAACTAAGCACCAAAAAAATGGAAGCCATTTAAAATTACAGATACTTGAGTTGAAAACACCAAATTATTTTGGTATCAGCCACAGCTGAAATCagtatcaaaatcaaatcaaaatttgatttcTTAATGAATCTTGCTAAATAGTTGATAAATAGTTGACTCTCAAAGTTCTAGGAATCCTAGGGGTCTGCTCACTTAATAGGACAAATCCATGTTATTTTCCAATTGGACATCTCATGAAAATGGAGGGTTCCAAAAATGGAGGCTGGTACAATGGTTTAAGAGAAGACGGTCTTGGTTGTCCTCGATATAGGATGGATTAGAGGCTGGTACAATGGTTTatgctattttcttttcttgctagtttcttctcctgctgatggcaatgccgaagatggGGTTGAATCTAGTGTCAattgttgatgcttttatttCCCTGGAGCATTACGCAAGTCCTGTAttattcttatatttttttctttttaatacaaaGTATccttaaacagaaaataaacagaatatatatatatatatatatataaggtccAAGATTTATTGAAAGACAAGAGCCTAAGACCATAATCATCAGTCATCACTATACGTTTTGCCATGGGTATGTCATACAAGGCATTGGTATGAAGAGAGAGCATCTACTAAAACTTTAGCATAGTTTGTActataaattttttgttttacgaaattaaaaaataaagcgTGCTTTAGTAATTTTGATTCAAACCACTTTTGTGAAGTGTTCATATATTCTTTCATGTTTTATCTATCTACAAGTTTTTCACATAGAGCTGCCCATGCTTGTAGTAATTTTGAGATAAACTATCAATGATTATTagctctctctccctttctcacgtgcatttgcacgtttgtcttatatatatatatatatatatataatcttatTTGGCAACATGTCAACCAGAACTCCTAATTTGAGAGCAGTGTGGCATGAATGGAGTAGGAAGAGTTTTTTATTGCTTCATAGGTTATGAtggtggagagagagatgaaggcTCAGATCTTTGAGTCTGGTCATGACCCTGGTGGAGGCTGGCCACCGGAGAGAGGCAAGCAGCTTCGACTCACTGACTTCTGGAGGGCTTCCTGTAAACCACCTTAGACGCTGAATGCATCTAAGGAGGCTGCTCCTTCGGACAACACTATGGAAACTGGTACTCAGGCGGAAGAAGGCGATCAAGGGAAGGAACCACTAGCTACTGCCCCCTCCCTTACGGCGGATGGTGGTAATGAACAAACTGTTGCCCAGATCCCTAAGAAAACATATGCAAAGGTTGTAGGGAGCATCCTGCTCGAAGTTGATGATCTCCCTGACCCTGTCCGCGTAGGAACTTCAACAAAGGTAATTATACCTCAGGACGCATATGAGGATCGTCTAGGGAGGTATCGATATGCCCTTATCGGTAGACTTAATTTTCAATTCCTCTCTATGGACGATGTTCGTAAAGAAGCTCGCGAATCCTGAAATCTCAAGGGTCACATCAAGATGGTGTCCATGGGTAAAGGGTTTACCATTTTTCAGTTTGAGAAAGAAGCGGACATGGCATCCATCTGGAAGAGAAGCCCTGTGAAGGTGGGAGCGCAGCTCTTGCGTTTTCAACGCTGGTGCCCGGATTTCAGTATACATGAAAAACcagttaaaaaaaatcttgtttgggTAAGGTTTCCAGACCTGCCTCTagaatactggcatgagaaggTGTTACTAAAAATGGCTAAGGCTGCGGGCCGCCCGGTGGCTCTTGATCATCATACGAAGACTTTAATGTACGGGAACTCTGCTCGTGTCCTAGTGGAGATGGATGCAGGATCTGCAAGACCTGAGGAAATTCAGGTAGAGCGACAACAGCCAGGAACTGCAAACTTGTTTTGGTTTGAGCAGAAAGTGCTCTACAAGGACTCAATGGGGCAGTGTGGATTTTGTAAAAAAGTGGGACATGTCCTATCTGATtgtaaagagaagaagatagaagacTCGAGAGCTCGTCGGATGGAGCCTAATCAAGGAGTCCCAGGAGCAATATATGTCAATGACTCTCCTAGGGGAACAGTGGTGCCTTccaccttttcttcttcatgtcGATCTCAGCAGGGGGATGCTCGTGATGCCGGTGAAGATGGGGCCACCTTACACGGTAGTAGGGAGGAGGCATTGGGGGTTGCTGAACCGACcatggaggagagaggaaaCGACAGGGAGGATTCTCCTATTTTGGAAAGCTCCTTAAACATGGCAAGTGGGGGCGTTCAGACTCCTAGGGAGGATATGATGCCTCCATCAAGGAGACATTCTCCTTTGGGCTCCAATGTGGAttctctttccaaaaataatagGAATTCCAGTCAACATGAGattccaaattttgaaattgcTAACAGGTGCAGAAAGTGGGTCGACCAGCTAGAGTCGACCAAATCCCAACATCTAGGCGTCCATGAAAGTCCTCTTCTAGAATGTCCGTGGAATTAAGAAGGTATCAGCTAGGATTGCCTTGTTGAAGATAGCCCGTGAGAATTCTCCTGATATCATTTGTATGGCCGAGCCAATGGTGTCTACGAATAAATTTCCAAAAAACCTTTTTAGTAAAATCGGTTTCGTGactgattttattcataatgaaaGGGCTGACACGCATCCAAACCTTTGGATCATGTGGAAGCAAGGGCTAAGGAACCCATTAATATCCTCCATTTCAGAGCAGCATTTGTCAGTCCAGGTGGAGTGGAATGGTAGAATGCTTAATGTCTCTATGGTGCACGCAAAATGCCTCAGAGTAGAAAGGAGGTCTCTATGGATGGATTTAGTTTCCGGTGGTTCGGGAGCACCGAGAATGattattggggattttaatgcaacCCTTTATGATCATGACAGAAGAGGGCCAGGAAGATTCTTTGTTGGCGCAGCCTCTGAGTTCGCCGCCATGGTAGATGCTTTAGCTTTGATCCAAATCCCTTCCGCGGGAAGAAAATTTACTTGGACTAATAACCGAAGAAGGGGTAATGTTGTTGCGGTTCTTGATAGAACTTTTGTGAATGAAGAGTGGATGAAGATCTTTGACGATTGCATTCAAAAGGTGCTGATTCGTGTTGCATCAGACCATGCTTCTCTGATGGCCTGCTCGGTTTCTTCTATTAAGCCCAAAAACTGCCCTTTCAGGCTAAATATTTTTTGGATGGATCACCATCAATTTTTATATGTGATAAAAGAAGCTTGG
It includes:
- the LOC122064552 gene encoding uncharacterized protein LOC122064552, with the protein product MASIWKRSPVKVGAQLLRFQRWCPDFSIHEKPVKKNLVWVRFPDLPLEYWHEKVLLKMAKAAGRPVALDHHTKTLMYGNSARVLVEMDAGSARPEEIQVERQQPGTANLFWFEQKVLYKDSMGQCGFCKKVGHVLSDCKEKKIEDSRARRMEPNQGVPGAIYVNDSPRGTVVPSTFSSSCRSQQGDARDAGEDGATLHGSREEALGVAEPTMEERGNDREDSPILESSLNMASGGVQTPREDMMPPSRRHSPLGSNVDSLSKNNRNSSQHEIPNFEIANRADTHPNLWIMWKQGLRNPLISSISEQHLSVQVEWNGRMLNVSMVHAKCLRVERRSLWMDLVSGGSGAPRMIIGDFNATLYDHDRRGPGRFFVGAASEFAAMVDALALIQIPSAGRKFTWTNNRRRGNVVAVLDRTFVNEEWMKIFDDCIQKVLIRVASDHASLMACSKLKALKPIIRSWSREAFPNLDQEVITSKAELENIQRSIEKEGLTEQLFDQEADANTKYWKAMENQEKLWLQKSRVRWLKEGDRILQDLDQEMLDAIPFEEEIKRAVWDLNPYSSPGPDGFTGAFFRKCWDIIHDDVYRAVKGFFSSGSLSEGKLSQTNISLASELENLMGQTSRGGGLGLKVDIKKAFDTISKDFLFQVLRQFGFSEKMIGWIHTLLQSAKISVLLNGGPVVFFEVSRGVRQGDPISPILFIIAKEVLCRGVSDLAAKSQIKPLSSPHGADVPTHLLFADDVFIFMNASKRYVRNLKSFLTIYQKCSGQFFNLEKSKLFLGKIPSVRKQWIAEELDIPCYNFPTKYLGVEIFQGRVKRDPLLPVMDKIKAKLAG